In the genome of Takifugu rubripes chromosome 18, fTakRub1.2, whole genome shotgun sequence, one region contains:
- the LOC115246688 gene encoding uncharacterized protein: MFGRVPRLPVDLMLKSVLQDDTVCVYATYVKTLVDDLIWAMLQAQRSSTKEQKHQSHQYNKRAKGLPLSVGDQVVVANKGAGEKRKLADKWEPVVYTVVASKPALHIYRIRDTDGNERVVHRNLLLEVDFLPLDVALDGAAEPVDSLAGVASGPDLHEAKMGPSLAGSGTSSSISECTSAWVQQLPPPVSECDAEGGFPDVSVPQHSLTESTVPSPAVPIESLRDNQRTPRFGGVIRPVSRLIESMTQVTSLFGTCSISCHDCVVFCCKLYFHCIWVTAVYGCFVCLFCNCPLYCWYDVHCHALNPSHLWLGSHIFPLRPKRHLYCIYGVFNNVVLTLNSLKRQPSS; encoded by the coding sequence ATGTTTGGGAGGGTCCCCAGGCTGCCAGTTGACCTCATGTTGAAGAGTGTTCTCCAGGACGACACTGTTTGTGTCTATGCCACTTACGTCAAGACTCTGGTGGATGACCTGATCTGGGCCATGCTCCAAGCTCAGCGTAGTAGCACCaaggagcagaaacatcagTCACATCAGTATAACAAGAGAGCAAAAGGCCTGCCTCTGTCTGTTGGGGATCAGGTAGTTGTGGCGAATAAAGGTGCCGGGGAAAAACGGAAGCTTGCTGACAAATGGGAGCCGGTTGTCTACACGGTGGTGGCCTCAAAACCTGCCCTGCACATCTACCGAATCAGAGATACGGATGGGAATGAGCGTGTGGTACACCGCAACCTCCTCCTTGAGGTGGACTTCTTACCACTGGATGTGGCTTTGGATGGTGCAGCTGAACCTGTGGACTCTCTGGCTGGTGTTGCTTCTGGACCTGATCTGCATGAAGCTAAGATGGGCCCCTCTTTGGCTGGGTCCGGCACTTCTTCCAGTATCTCTGAATGCACATCAGCGTGGGTCCAGCAACTGCCCCCGCCTGTGTCGGAATGTGATGCTGAAGGTGGATTTCCTGATGTCAGTGTTCCTCAGCATTCCCTCACGGAGTCCACCGTCCCCTCCCCTGCTGTCCCTATAGAGTCACTTAGGGATAACCAACGTACTCCACGATTTGGCGGGGTCATTAGGCCAGTTTCTCGCCTGATCGAATCTATGACTCAGGTTACCTCACTTTTTGGTACCTGTTCCATCTCCTGTCATGATTGTGTAGTTTTCTGTTGTAAACTGTACTTTCATTGCATTTGGGTGACTGCCGTTTAtggctgttttgtttgtttgttttgcaacTGTCCTTTGTATTGTTGGTATGATGTGCACTGCCATGCCTTAAACCCCAGCCACCTGTGGTTGGGCAGCCATATTTTCCCCTTGAGACCTAAAAGGCATCTCTACTGTATCTATGGAGTTTTCAACAATGTTGTTCTGACTTTGAACTCTTTGAAGAGGCAGCCGTCGAGCTGA